One Chitinophaga sp. H8 DNA window includes the following coding sequences:
- a CDS encoding succinate dehydrogenase/fumarate reductase iron-sulfur subunit, whose product MNIRLNIWRQENREAAGSMVAYTLKDINPDMSFLEMMDTLNEQLLREGQRPVEFDHDCREGICGQCGIMINGRAHGPVSHITTCQLHMRSFKDGDTIYIEPFRAAAFPVKCDLKVDRSAFDRIIQAGGYIAANTGQAPEANAIPIGHDTTEAAFDAAACIGCGACVATCKNSSAALFTGAKITHLALLPQGRVEAAKRVLRMVQQMDKEAFGHCSNTEACEVECPQQISVLHIARMNWEYNKAEVLKK is encoded by the coding sequence ATGAATATACGATTAAATATATGGAGGCAGGAAAACCGGGAGGCAGCCGGGAGCATGGTGGCATATACACTAAAAGATATTAATCCGGATATGTCCTTTCTGGAAATGATGGATACGCTGAATGAACAGTTATTGCGGGAGGGACAGCGTCCGGTAGAGTTTGATCATGATTGCCGGGAAGGCATTTGTGGCCAGTGTGGTATTATGATTAATGGACGGGCGCATGGACCTGTTTCCCATATTACTACCTGTCAGCTGCATATGCGCTCGTTTAAGGATGGGGATACTATTTACATAGAACCATTCCGTGCTGCTGCTTTTCCGGTAAAGTGCGATTTAAAGGTAGACAGGAGTGCGTTTGACCGTATCATTCAGGCGGGTGGGTATATTGCTGCTAATACCGGGCAGGCCCCCGAGGCTAATGCTATACCTATAGGACATGATACTACTGAAGCTGCTTTTGACGCAGCGGCTTGTATAGGATGCGGTGCCTGTGTGGCTACCTGTAAAAACTCCAGTGCAGCACTGTTTACCGGAGCGAAAATCACCCACCTGGCGCTATTGCCGCAAGGAAGGGTAGAGGCTGCAAAAAGGGTGCTGCGTATGGTACAACAGATGGATAAGGAGGCATTTGGGCATTGTAGTAATACAGAAGCTTGTGAGGTAGAATGTCCTCAGCAAATCTCTGTATTGCATATCGCGAGGATGAACTGGGAGTATAATAAAGCGGAGGTCTTAAAAAAGTGA
- a CDS encoding fumarate reductase/succinate dehydrogenase flavoprotein subunit: MLESKIPEGPLEQKWSHYKSTAKLVNPANRKHLDIIVVGTGLAGSAVAASLGEMGYRVKSFCFQDSPRRAHSVAAQGGVNACKNYKNDGDSVYRMFYDTLKGGDFRSREGNVYRLAECSAALIDQAVAQGVPFGREYGGYLNNRSFGGVQVSRTFYARGQTGQQLLLGAYQALMRQVAAGTVKLFSRHEMQELVVIDGKARGIIVRNMDTGALERHGAHAVVLATGGFGKIYYLSTLAMGCNGSAIWRAHKKGALMASPSWTQIHPTSLPQSGEYQSKLTLMSESLRNDGRIWVPKNRDDQREPNQIPEEERDYYLERRYPAFGNLSPRDISSRAAKERIDAGYGIGPLKNAVYLDFSKAIREQGEGKIREKYGNLFRMYEKITAVNAYKEPMRISPAAHFSMGGLWVDYELMTTIPGLYALGEANFADHGANRLGANSLLQACVDGYFIAPYTMANYLANEIKSGPIDVQHPAFAEAEQAVQEQLKLLLAIQGTLSADHFHKTLGKILYDRCGLSRSRQGLESAITDIRSLREQFHQELRVPGGNGLNSELEKAGRVADYLELGELMCYDALTREESCGAHFREEYQTAEGEAVRNDADFSFISAWEWGGAEGQPILHKEPLHFEFVTPTVRSYK, encoded by the coding sequence ATGCTGGAATCTAAAATACCTGAAGGGCCACTGGAACAAAAGTGGAGTCATTATAAGTCCACTGCTAAGCTGGTAAATCCGGCCAACCGTAAGCATCTGGACATTATAGTGGTAGGCACCGGCCTGGCAGGAAGTGCTGTAGCGGCATCCTTGGGAGAAATGGGCTACCGGGTAAAGAGTTTCTGCTTTCAGGATTCTCCCCGGCGTGCACATTCTGTGGCAGCACAGGGTGGTGTGAATGCCTGTAAAAACTATAAGAACGATGGCGACAGTGTATACCGGATGTTTTATGATACACTGAAAGGCGGTGACTTCCGTTCACGGGAAGGAAATGTATACCGGCTGGCAGAGTGCAGTGCCGCGTTGATAGATCAGGCAGTAGCGCAGGGGGTACCATTTGGCAGAGAATATGGAGGTTATCTGAACAACCGCTCATTTGGGGGCGTACAGGTGTCTCGTACGTTTTATGCCAGGGGGCAAACGGGTCAGCAATTATTGTTGGGGGCATACCAGGCATTGATGCGACAGGTAGCCGCAGGGACGGTAAAATTATTTTCCCGGCATGAAATGCAGGAGCTGGTTGTAATAGATGGGAAAGCAAGGGGTATTATTGTACGTAATATGGATACCGGAGCATTGGAACGGCATGGTGCACATGCCGTAGTATTGGCTACCGGAGGCTTTGGTAAAATCTATTACCTCTCCACACTGGCGATGGGCTGTAACGGATCTGCTATCTGGCGTGCGCATAAAAAAGGGGCATTAATGGCCAGCCCCAGCTGGACACAGATTCATCCTACCAGCCTGCCGCAATCAGGGGAATATCAGTCGAAACTAACCCTGATGTCGGAATCCTTACGTAACGACGGCCGTATATGGGTACCTAAAAATAGGGATGATCAGCGGGAGCCTAATCAGATCCCGGAAGAGGAGCGGGATTATTATCTTGAACGCCGGTACCCCGCATTTGGTAACCTTTCTCCCCGCGATATTTCTTCCCGTGCAGCAAAAGAGCGTATTGATGCAGGCTATGGTATTGGGCCGCTAAAAAATGCAGTTTACCTGGATTTTTCCAAAGCAATCCGGGAACAGGGGGAAGGTAAGATCCGGGAGAAGTATGGCAACTTGTTCCGCATGTACGAAAAAATTACTGCTGTAAATGCCTATAAGGAACCTATGCGGATATCCCCTGCTGCCCACTTTTCAATGGGCGGACTATGGGTAGATTATGAATTGATGACTACCATACCCGGCCTGTACGCTTTAGGGGAAGCCAATTTTGCAGACCATGGAGCCAATCGCCTGGGGGCAAACTCTTTATTACAGGCTTGTGTGGATGGGTATTTTATAGCGCCCTACACCATGGCTAATTACCTGGCCAATGAAATTAAAAGCGGTCCGATAGATGTGCAGCATCCCGCATTTGCTGAGGCAGAGCAAGCCGTTCAGGAGCAGTTAAAATTATTGTTAGCGATTCAGGGTACTTTATCTGCAGATCATTTTCATAAAACACTCGGAAAAATACTTTATGACCGATGTGGACTATCCCGTTCCAGGCAAGGGTTAGAGTCTGCTATTACAGATATCAGGTCACTGAGAGAACAGTTTCATCAGGAGTTGCGTGTGCCAGGAGGAAACGGGTTAAATAGTGAGCTGGAAAAAGCGGGCCGTGTAGCAGATTATCTTGAATTGGGAGAGCTGATGTGTTATGATGCACTTACCAGGGAAGAGTCCTGCGGCGCGCATTTCCGGGAGGAATACCAGACGGCGGAAGGGGAAGCAGTGCGGAATGATGCGGACTTTTCATTTATATCGGCCTGGGAGTGGGGCGGTGCAGAGGGGCAGCCTATATTACATAAGGAACCACTACATTTTGAGTTTGTAACACCTACGGTAAGAAGCTATAAATAA
- a CDS encoding succinate dehydrogenase cytochrome b subunit, whose protein sequence is MNWMERTLSRKNLMALTGLFLCFFLVIHLLGNLQLLLPAGEAQLQFNAYSKLLSGNIFIKIISFVLYASIIAHAVYALVITLKNKRAGGTPYHYDQRGAASKWYSRNMGILGTIILIFLIIHFKDFWYQYKFGQMPVDAHGQKDLYTLVVTVYQEGWYVAVYVLCMVALCYHLLHGFFSAARTLGVYHPRYARGIRIFGWIFSIAICAGFALIPVYVHFLK, encoded by the coding sequence ATGAACTGGATGGAGAGAACGTTATCAAGAAAGAATTTAATGGCATTAACAGGACTTTTCCTGTGCTTTTTCCTGGTAATACACCTGTTGGGTAATCTGCAGCTGCTGTTGCCCGCCGGTGAGGCACAATTGCAGTTTAATGCCTATTCGAAGTTATTATCCGGCAATATTTTTATTAAGATTATTTCTTTTGTATTGTATGCCAGTATTATTGCACATGCAGTATATGCATTGGTAATAACTTTAAAGAATAAACGTGCCGGCGGCACCCCTTATCACTATGATCAAAGAGGGGCAGCGAGCAAATGGTACAGCCGTAATATGGGCATATTGGGTACCATTATTCTTATTTTCCTGATCATCCATTTTAAAGACTTCTGGTACCAGTACAAATTTGGGCAAATGCCGGTAGACGCGCATGGCCAAAAAGATCTGTATACACTGGTAGTAACAGTATACCAGGAAGGGTGGTATGTAGCCGTATATGTATTGTGTATGGTGGCACTCTGCTACCATTTATTGCATGGCTTTTTCAGTGCTGCGCGCACGTTAGGCGTATATCATCCCAGGTATGCCAGGGGGATCAGGATTTTTGGCTGGATTTTCAGTATTGCTATCTGTGCCGGATTTGCTTTGATACCTGTATATGTTCATTTCTTAAAATAG
- a CDS encoding anion permease encodes MKEIKYAPLLITLAIGLIIWFIPEPEGVKPEAWHLLAIFLATIVGIILKAAPMGTMSMIAIALVALTGVLAPGNPGKSITLALSSFGDKVIWLIGISFFIARGFIKTGLGKRIAYLFIRIFGRSSLGLAYGLGLADLVLAPAVPSNTARGGGIIYPIMKSMAINFGSEPEKPATHRKLGAYLSLSSYNMNLVTSSMFLTGTASNPMCQKFAKNLGIDITWTSWLMAALVPAVISLLAVPYILYKIYPPELKSTGDAPQIAAEKLKEMGPVHRDEWLMLIAFVVLLVLWITGDIFKIDATTTAFIGLVFLLLSQVLTWDDVKGEKGAWDTIVWFSALVMMASFLNELGFIPWFSELMKGYVGHMKWTLAFPVIVLVYFYSHYIFASATAHVAAMYAAFLSVGISVGIPGTLLALSLGFCGGIFGTLTHYGHGPAPVFFGSTYVDLKDWWTRGFVLSVAFLIIWMGLGGVWWKVLGIW; translated from the coding sequence ATGAAGGAAATCAAGTACGCCCCATTACTCATTACGCTGGCAATAGGCCTGATCATCTGGTTTATTCCAGAGCCGGAAGGGGTAAAGCCGGAAGCCTGGCATTTACTCGCCATCTTTTTAGCTACTATCGTAGGGATTATCCTGAAGGCAGCACCTATGGGTACCATGTCTATGATAGCTATTGCGCTGGTAGCCCTTACCGGTGTACTGGCACCCGGAAATCCAGGTAAGTCGATTACACTGGCCCTGAGCAGTTTTGGAGATAAAGTAATATGGCTGATAGGGATTTCCTTTTTTATTGCCCGTGGCTTTATTAAAACCGGGCTGGGCAAAAGAATTGCTTATTTGTTTATCAGAATTTTCGGGCGTAGTTCTCTGGGGCTCGCATATGGATTAGGATTGGCCGACCTGGTACTGGCACCGGCAGTGCCCAGCAATACGGCCCGTGGTGGTGGGATCATTTATCCTATTATGAAATCCATGGCGATAAATTTCGGATCAGAGCCCGAAAAACCGGCAACACACCGTAAGCTGGGGGCCTATCTTTCGCTGAGCAGTTATAATATGAACCTGGTCACCTCTTCGATGTTCCTGACAGGGACAGCCAGTAATCCGATGTGCCAGAAGTTTGCCAAAAACCTGGGTATTGACATTACGTGGACTTCCTGGTTAATGGCGGCACTCGTGCCTGCTGTTATCTCACTGTTGGCGGTGCCTTATATACTTTATAAAATTTATCCGCCTGAGTTAAAGTCTACCGGCGATGCTCCGCAGATAGCTGCTGAAAAGCTGAAGGAAATGGGCCCGGTACACCGGGATGAATGGTTGATGTTGATTGCTTTTGTAGTGTTGCTGGTACTATGGATCACGGGCGACATTTTTAAGATTGATGCTACTACTACAGCTTTTATTGGATTGGTATTTCTGCTCCTGTCGCAGGTGCTTACCTGGGATGATGTAAAAGGAGAGAAAGGCGCCTGGGATACGATTGTATGGTTTTCTGCATTGGTGATGATGGCCAGTTTTTTAAATGAGCTGGGATTTATTCCCTGGTTCAGTGAACTGATGAAAGGGTATGTTGGACACATGAAATGGACGCTGGCCTTCCCGGTAATTGTGCTGGTATATTTCTACAGCCACTACATCTTTGCCAGCGCTACGGCACATGTGGCTGCCATGTATGCTGCTTTTCTCAGTGTAGGAATCTCCGTAGGTATCCCTGGTACATTACTGGCCTTGTCGCTGGGATTCTGTGGCGGCATCTTTGGTACACTTACGCATTATGGCCACGGACCCGCTCCTGTTTTCTTTGGTAGTACCTATGTAGATCTGAAAGACTGGTGGACACGGGGATTTGTGCTCAGTGTTGCCTTTCTGATCATATGGATGGGATTAGGAGGTGTATGGTGGAAGGTATTAGGTATCTGGTAG
- a CDS encoding porin, whose translation MHIYTLLLSGVIGISCSLQAIAQEKNIQELFTKDTTKPSFFKKVTLTGVFQARYTISFTQDVDVTGTYHPNAADEVVRNSFSIRRARLQVKAQISDRFSASTLINLAEFNGDPKGKVLENAFISYRWNDKLNFTIGQFRPSFGLEDLYPVDIIKSLDFSNQYYSFGSNGWQSFQIGASMFGTFKNGKLPVSYAISVVNGNNRNQVTDDDNGKLATARLELGPKETFAVGLNGGFGSVKKRGVYAAGLDVAGTIKLFDKWDIQIQTEYKRGTNHRFFYGLPDSLRTDPIRRYQMGGIYFLPNIRYNINYHKLTSIEFSVRYEYFNEDLDHNGNVRQTWMPMISLAFLKDYGGRIQLGMQLDNYDRSVAGTKTKSSNLFVAQVQCRL comes from the coding sequence ATGCATATCTATACGCTGTTACTATCCGGAGTGATTGGGATTTCGTGCAGCCTGCAGGCAATAGCCCAGGAAAAAAATATTCAGGAACTATTTACGAAGGATACCACCAAACCCTCTTTCTTTAAAAAAGTAACGCTTACCGGTGTGTTCCAGGCACGATATACCATTTCTTTTACACAAGATGTAGATGTAACGGGTACTTATCATCCCAATGCTGCAGATGAGGTAGTACGTAATAGCTTTAGTATCAGACGGGCCCGTTTGCAGGTAAAAGCGCAGATCAGCGACCGGTTTTCGGCATCTACACTTATTAACCTGGCCGAATTTAATGGTGACCCTAAAGGCAAAGTGCTGGAGAACGCATTTATTTCTTACCGGTGGAATGATAAACTGAACTTTACAATTGGCCAGTTTCGCCCTTCTTTTGGGCTGGAGGATCTTTATCCTGTAGACATTATTAAATCCCTGGATTTTTCCAACCAATATTATTCTTTTGGCAGCAATGGCTGGCAAAGCTTTCAGATCGGAGCTTCCATGTTTGGAACATTTAAAAATGGTAAGCTGCCGGTTAGCTATGCTATTTCAGTAGTGAATGGAAACAACCGCAATCAGGTAACGGATGATGATAATGGTAAACTGGCTACAGCAAGGCTGGAACTGGGACCTAAAGAAACTTTTGCCGTGGGACTGAACGGCGGCTTTGGAAGTGTGAAAAAAAGAGGGGTGTATGCAGCGGGGCTAGATGTAGCTGGTACAATTAAATTGTTTGATAAGTGGGATATACAAATACAAACAGAATATAAAAGAGGGACTAACCACCGCTTTTTTTATGGCCTTCCGGATAGTTTGCGGACAGATCCTATCCGTAGATACCAAATGGGAGGCATCTATTTTTTGCCTAATATCCGCTACAATATCAATTATCATAAGCTTACGTCTATTGAGTTTTCTGTACGGTACGAATATTTTAATGAAGATTTAGATCATAACGGTAATGTGCGTCAAACCTGGATGCCCATGATCAGTCTGGCTTTTCTGAAGGACTATGGCGGACGTATACAATTAGGTATGCAACTGGATAATTATGACCGCAGTGTAGCCGGCACTAAAACCAAGAGCAGCAATCTTTTTGTGGCACAGGTACAATGCCGGCTGTAG
- a CDS encoding S46 family peptidase — protein MKKNVFILLLLLTVKMAKADEGMWLPYLLGQQVYNDMVKKGLKLSKEQLYSINKASLKDAIIIFGGGCTGEIVSNEGLIFTNHHCGYGAIASASTVEHNYLKNGFYALNKQQEIPAPELSVQFLVKVEDVTKQVEEVLKGTSGMDRLQKQQQITGEIAAKAMEGTGYEAKVMPMFKGNQYLLFVYERYKDIRLVGTPPESIGKFGGDTDNWEWPRHTGDFSIFRVYTDKNGKPAAYAADNVPLKPKHFLPISIKGVKENDYAMIYGYPGGTNRYESSFGVKLKTEVENPSIVNLRDVRLKAMFEQMKKDPAVKLSLASSYAGIANYWKFFDGETKQLLKHHVLEQKKQEEAAFEKWAQGKPEYENIFKDYEQIYKEWSPYAKHRQYINEGIFGSPLAAFAASLQGVEKALVQPGGSKDAITQAVMAADKARTSFMEGENKPSDQKILAATCRMFYTDIPKDQQPIGFYDAFKNKFGSLDEENTYRLWAAGVMANTIILNDAKWKAFVENPDAVTLQNDPAFAYASAFVKNYVSKYMPLYNQFTIKNGDLGRIYQKGLLEMEPNKKWYPDANFSMRLSYGQVKPYSPRDGIYADYVCTMKGVMEKYVPGDYEFDLPENYAALYEKKDFGPYKDARKNDVVVCFITTNDITGGNSGSPVLNANGELIGLAFDGNYEALSHKIQFDKDYNRTICVDVRYVLWCIDKLGGAKNIINELKIVK, from the coding sequence ATGAAGAAAAATGTATTCATTTTGCTCTTACTGCTTACCGTAAAAATGGCCAAAGCAGATGAGGGCATGTGGCTGCCTTATTTATTAGGACAGCAAGTGTACAATGACATGGTGAAGAAAGGTCTCAAACTTTCCAAAGAACAATTGTACAGTATTAACAAAGCTTCCCTGAAAGATGCGATCATTATTTTCGGTGGTGGATGTACCGGTGAGATAGTGAGCAATGAAGGGTTGATATTTACCAACCATCACTGTGGTTATGGTGCTATTGCTTCTGCCAGTACGGTAGAACACAACTATCTTAAGAACGGTTTTTATGCTTTAAATAAGCAACAGGAGATACCAGCACCGGAACTTTCTGTACAATTCCTGGTAAAGGTGGAAGATGTGACCAAACAGGTGGAAGAAGTATTGAAGGGTACATCAGGTATGGACCGGCTGCAGAAACAGCAGCAAATAACCGGCGAAATTGCTGCGAAAGCGATGGAAGGTACAGGCTATGAGGCGAAAGTAATGCCGATGTTCAAAGGCAACCAATACCTGCTGTTTGTTTACGAACGCTATAAAGATATCCGTTTGGTAGGTACGCCTCCTGAAAGCATCGGAAAATTTGGAGGAGATACCGATAACTGGGAATGGCCCCGTCATACCGGTGATTTTTCCATTTTCAGGGTGTATACGGATAAAAATGGCAAACCAGCTGCTTATGCTGCCGATAATGTGCCCTTAAAACCTAAGCACTTCCTGCCTATTTCCATAAAAGGTGTAAAGGAGAACGATTATGCCATGATCTATGGTTATCCCGGTGGAACCAACCGTTATGAGAGCTCTTTCGGTGTTAAGTTGAAAACTGAAGTGGAAAACCCTTCTATTGTAAACCTGCGTGATGTGAGGTTGAAAGCCATGTTTGAGCAAATGAAAAAAGATCCGGCTGTGAAATTGAGCCTGGCTTCTTCCTATGCAGGGATTGCCAACTATTGGAAATTCTTTGACGGAGAAACCAAGCAATTACTGAAACATCATGTGCTGGAGCAGAAAAAACAGGAAGAAGCTGCTTTCGAAAAATGGGCACAAGGTAAACCGGAATATGAAAATATCTTTAAAGACTACGAGCAGATTTATAAAGAATGGAGCCCTTATGCCAAACATCGCCAGTACATCAATGAAGGCATCTTCGGCTCTCCGTTAGCTGCTTTTGCTGCCAGTCTTCAAGGGGTAGAAAAAGCGCTGGTACAGCCGGGTGGCTCTAAAGATGCCATAACCCAGGCGGTAATGGCGGCTGATAAGGCACGTACCAGCTTCATGGAAGGGGAGAACAAGCCCAGTGATCAGAAAATACTGGCGGCGACCTGCAGAATGTTTTATACCGATATTCCCAAGGACCAGCAGCCTATTGGTTTTTATGATGCATTTAAAAACAAGTTTGGCAGCCTGGATGAAGAAAATACTTATCGCCTGTGGGCCGCTGGTGTAATGGCAAATACCATTATCCTGAATGACGCTAAGTGGAAGGCTTTTGTGGAAAATCCGGATGCGGTAACCCTGCAGAATGACCCTGCCTTTGCTTATGCCAGCGCTTTCGTGAAAAATTATGTAAGTAAATACATGCCGCTCTACAACCAGTTTACTATCAAAAATGGTGACCTGGGAAGAATCTATCAGAAAGGATTATTGGAAATGGAACCCAACAAAAAATGGTATCCTGATGCCAACTTCAGCATGCGCCTCTCTTATGGACAGGTAAAACCATATTCACCACGTGATGGTATATACGCTGATTACGTATGTACGATGAAAGGGGTAATGGAAAAATATGTGCCTGGCGACTATGAGTTTGACCTGCCTGAAAATTATGCAGCCCTGTATGAGAAAAAGGACTTTGGGCCGTATAAAGATGCCAGGAAGAATGATGTGGTAGTATGTTTTATCACTACCAATGATATTACCGGCGGAAATTCAGGTTCACCTGTACTGAATGCAAATGGTGAGCTGATAGGTCTTGCGTTTGATGGCAACTATGAAGCCTTAAGCCACAAGATCCAGTTTGATAAAGACTATAACCGTACTATCTGTGTGGATGTACGCTATGTACTATGGTGCATAGATAAATTGGGGGGTGCTAAAAACATCATTAATGAATTGAAAATTGTAAAATAA
- a CDS encoding ribonuclease HII yields the protein MLLSYYQHTFIEAGCDEAGRGCLAGPVFAAAVILPRDFHHPLLNDSKQLKASQRDELRYIVEKEALYFAVASVDNDEIDKINILKASFKAMHLALEKLQQQPEFILVDGNRFYAYGNIPHACIVKGDGKYASIAAASILAKTYRDEYMQQLHAQYPHFGWSVNKGYPTQQHRDAIREFGDTPYHRKSFRLLPDDQLELEL from the coding sequence TTGTTACTTTCTTACTATCAACATACATTCATAGAAGCTGGCTGCGATGAAGCCGGAAGGGGGTGTCTGGCCGGTCCGGTGTTTGCGGCTGCAGTGATATTACCCCGGGATTTTCATCATCCTTTGCTGAATGATTCCAAACAGCTCAAAGCCTCCCAAAGGGACGAATTGCGTTATATTGTGGAAAAAGAAGCCTTGTATTTTGCAGTGGCCAGCGTTGATAATGACGAAATTGACAAGATAAATATTTTAAAGGCTTCGTTCAAAGCCATGCACCTTGCCCTGGAAAAATTGCAGCAGCAACCGGAATTTATACTGGTAGACGGTAATCGTTTTTATGCCTATGGTAATATTCCGCATGCCTGTATCGTTAAAGGGGATGGTAAGTATGCATCTATTGCAGCGGCATCCATTCTTGCTAAAACATACCGGGATGAGTATATGCAGCAATTGCATGCACAATACCCCCATTTTGGCTGGAGTGTGAATAAAGGTTACCCAACTCAGCAACATCGGGATGCCATACGGGAGTTTGGTGATACCCCCTACCACAGGAAATCCTTCCGGTTATTACCGGATGACCAATTGGAACTGGAACTGTAG
- the rpoN gene encoding RNA polymerase factor sigma-54, whose product MLKQTQQQKLLQKLSPQQIQLMKLLQVPTANLEERIKEELEENPALEYGEEAHEEDLTKDTTEEFENSGEDEFEPDGSENEYDNIDISEYVSEGDDDIADYKLRDDNYPDPDESNKTIPIRVETSFHEHLLSQLGMLALDDHQQSVAEQIIGSIDDDGYLRREISAIVDDLSFSQNINTSEEEIKGLIKKIQEFDPPGVCCADLKECLLLQLKRKTQDDVSVQNAYNILENYFEEFTKKHYEKIQKALNLSDEGLKECINQIIKLNPKPGGNYATLNKAESYVLPDFFVFNNNGKLELTLNSKNAPDLRISGGYKDMLREYDRGDKKDKRQKEAVLFIKQKIDAAKWFIDAIKQRQHTLLSTMESIMNYQKEFFLTGDETTMKPMILKDIADITQLDISTVSRVANSKYVQTEFGTFKLKFFFSESLSTDSGEEVSTREVKKILSDLIEGENKRKPLSDENLTKMLQDKGYNIARRTVAKYREQLNIPVARLRKEL is encoded by the coding sequence ATGTTAAAGCAGACACAACAGCAAAAGCTATTACAAAAACTGTCACCTCAGCAGATTCAACTGATGAAACTGCTGCAGGTACCTACAGCTAATCTGGAAGAAAGAATCAAAGAAGAGCTGGAGGAAAACCCTGCCCTGGAATATGGAGAAGAGGCACATGAGGAAGACCTGACCAAAGATACTACAGAGGAATTTGAAAATTCTGGAGAAGACGAGTTTGAACCAGACGGGAGTGAAAACGAATATGATAATATCGATATATCTGAATATGTAAGTGAAGGGGATGATGACATAGCCGATTATAAGCTACGGGATGATAACTATCCTGATCCGGATGAGAGCAATAAAACCATTCCAATCCGGGTAGAAACCTCCTTTCATGAACACCTGCTCAGTCAGCTGGGCATGCTGGCACTGGATGATCATCAGCAAAGTGTGGCGGAACAGATTATCGGGAGTATTGATGACGATGGATACCTGCGCAGGGAAATCAGCGCTATCGTAGATGACCTCTCTTTTTCACAAAATATCAATACCAGTGAAGAGGAAATAAAAGGGCTGATCAAAAAGATTCAGGAATTTGACCCGCCCGGCGTTTGTTGCGCAGATCTCAAAGAATGCCTGCTGCTGCAATTAAAGCGTAAAACACAGGATGATGTAAGCGTGCAAAATGCATACAATATCCTTGAAAACTACTTTGAGGAGTTTACCAAGAAACATTACGAGAAAATTCAAAAGGCCCTCAATCTCTCAGACGAAGGCCTGAAGGAGTGCATTAACCAGATCATTAAATTAAATCCCAAGCCAGGTGGTAATTACGCTACGCTAAACAAAGCCGAGAGCTATGTACTACCGGATTTCTTTGTTTTTAATAATAATGGTAAACTGGAATTAACACTCAACTCCAAAAATGCACCTGATCTCCGTATTTCCGGAGGATATAAGGACATGCTGCGGGAATATGACAGAGGGGATAAAAAAGATAAACGCCAGAAAGAAGCCGTGCTGTTTATCAAACAAAAGATAGATGCCGCCAAATGGTTTATTGATGCTATTAAACAGCGCCAGCATACCCTGCTGTCTACCATGGAATCTATCATGAATTATCAGAAAGAGTTTTTCCTGACGGGCGATGAAACTACCATGAAGCCCATGATCCTGAAAGATATTGCTGATATCACCCAACTGGATATTTCTACGGTAAGCCGTGTAGCCAACAGTAAATATGTGCAAACGGAGTTTGGTACATTTAAACTGAAGTTTTTCTTCTCAGAATCCTTATCTACAGATAGCGGGGAAGAAGTGTCTACCAGGGAAGTGAAGAAAATATTATCCGATCTGATCGAAGGGGAAAATAAACGAAAACCACTGAGTGATGAGAACCTGACTAAAATGTTGCAGGATAAAGGGTATAATATTGCACGCCGTACCGTTGCCAAATACCGGGAGCAGCTGAATATACCTGTGGCCCGTTTACGTAAAGAATTATAA